Proteins from a genomic interval of Bradyrhizobium sp. CCGB01:
- a CDS encoding chemotaxis protein CheW has translation MNEMQAGEHQAGAMQVVMIGLGEEKFALDAGLVREIIDPVPVTRVAGARAFVPSVINVRGNVIPLADLRIRFGMPQLADSADTRIVVIEIELDGEPVLVGMTADKVYEVTEISQADVQQTPRVGMHWKPEFIRFIAKWREEFVIVPNMERILN, from the coding sequence ATGAACGAGATGCAGGCTGGCGAGCATCAGGCGGGCGCGATGCAGGTCGTGATGATCGGGCTCGGCGAGGAGAAGTTCGCGCTCGACGCGGGCCTCGTGCGCGAGATCATCGATCCCGTCCCCGTGACCAGGGTCGCGGGAGCGCGCGCCTTCGTTCCCAGCGTCATCAACGTGCGCGGCAACGTTATCCCGCTGGCGGATTTGCGCATCCGCTTCGGCATGCCGCAACTCGCGGATTCCGCCGACACGCGCATCGTCGTCATCGAGATCGAGCTCGACGGCGAGCCGGTGCTGGTCGGCATGACGGCCGACAAGGTCTACGAGGTTACGGAGATTTCGCAGGCCGATGTGCAGCAGACGCCGCGCGTCGGCATGCACTGGAAGCCGGAGTTCATCCGCTTCATCGCCAAATGGCGCGAAGAGTTCGTCATCGTTCCAAACATGGAACGCATTCTGAACTGA